Proteins encoded within one genomic window of Bradyrhizobium sp. CB1717:
- a CDS encoding PilZ domain-containing protein, with the protein MSVAEFLRQRAVEVTVSGSYSLPRWYDCEGKLRTFACRTKRVSPFRMIVDVPVVGKVGERVTSYFQDFGEFQCTISATLKAGFLMELEMTRARRAWMSEKLTWLEKKQKDASVQELRRDARFVPQVSHTLLTLADGSIHPCFIIDVSTAGVAISCEYDPPVGTALAVGACVGRVIRKFDDGFAVKFAEKQSRDDLVRLIVRAPPLAQSA; encoded by the coding sequence ATGTCCGTCGCAGAGTTCCTCAGGCAGCGCGCAGTGGAAGTCACGGTGAGCGGCAGCTACTCGCTGCCGCGCTGGTACGATTGCGAGGGCAAGCTGCGGACCTTCGCCTGCCGGACCAAGCGTGTCTCGCCGTTCCGCATGATCGTGGACGTGCCCGTCGTCGGCAAGGTCGGCGAGCGCGTGACCTCCTACTTCCAGGACTTCGGCGAATTCCAGTGCACCATCAGCGCGACGCTGAAGGCGGGCTTCCTGATGGAGCTCGAGATGACTCGAGCGCGGCGGGCGTGGATGTCGGAAAAGCTGACCTGGCTCGAGAAGAAGCAGAAGGACGCCAGCGTCCAGGAGCTGCGGCGTGACGCCCGCTTCGTTCCGCAGGTCTCGCATACACTGCTGACGCTCGCCGACGGCAGCATCCATCCCTGCTTCATCATCGACGTCTCCACGGCCGGCGTCGCCATATCCTGCGAGTACGATCCGCCGGTGGGAACCGCGCTTGCGGTCGGCGCCTGTGTCGGGCGCGTCATCCGCAAATTCGACGACGGCTTTGCGGTCAAGTTCGCCGAGAAGCAGTCGCGCGATGACCTCGTCCGCCTGATCGTGCGCGCGCCGCCCCTGGCGCAGTCAGCCTGA
- a CDS encoding acyl-CoA desaturase, with protein MSIAEAAPAEIAQTAVTAKPQLPPGVVTEGPLVQAKLRESYLLLGILYVGAVAGIIWAVTQGVGKVELFTFAWMFALTTFGIGAGMHRLFVHRSFRTGPIMRVFFCAIAQMAVQGSIAKWVANHRRHHLYADDVGDPHSPQFDGFGNRYVSALKGFLHAQGSWVFDQATTDNEYYAKDILADPIAMFFVRTRWVWYGMSAVFIPGVIGYTFGGVHSMIGCVLFSGLLRAYLLILTSQLTGSVCHAYGYRRFEVDDASTNEFVTTILTFGEGLHNNHHRFPRDAYISHAWWEIDLNGLIILGLEKIGLVHDVFHASHRQLERAEAQAASTAR; from the coding sequence ATGTCCATCGCCGAGGCCGCCCCGGCTGAAATCGCACAGACCGCCGTCACCGCCAAGCCACAGCTACCTCCCGGCGTCGTGACCGAGGGGCCGCTGGTCCAGGCCAAGCTGCGCGAGAGCTATCTCCTGCTCGGCATCCTCTATGTCGGCGCGGTCGCGGGCATCATCTGGGCCGTCACGCAGGGCGTCGGCAAGGTCGAGCTGTTTACGTTCGCCTGGATGTTCGCGCTGACGACATTCGGCATCGGCGCCGGCATGCACCGCCTGTTCGTGCATCGCAGCTTCCGCACCGGCCCGATCATGCGCGTCTTCTTCTGCGCGATTGCGCAGATGGCGGTGCAGGGCTCGATCGCCAAATGGGTCGCCAACCACCGTCGCCACCATCTCTATGCCGATGACGTCGGCGATCCCCACAGCCCGCAATTCGACGGCTTCGGCAATCGCTATGTCAGCGCGCTCAAGGGCTTCCTGCATGCCCAGGGCAGCTGGGTCTTCGACCAGGCAACCACCGACAACGAGTACTACGCCAAGGACATCCTTGCCGACCCCATCGCGATGTTCTTCGTGCGCACCCGCTGGGTCTGGTACGGGATGTCGGCCGTCTTCATCCCCGGCGTGATCGGCTACACCTTCGGCGGCGTGCACAGCATGATCGGCTGCGTGCTGTTCTCCGGCCTGCTCCGCGCCTATCTGCTGATCCTCACCAGCCAGCTCACCGGCTCGGTCTGCCACGCCTACGGCTATCGCCGCTTCGAGGTCGACGACGCCTCGACCAACGAGTTCGTGACCACGATCCTCACCTTCGGCGAGGGTCTGCACAACAACCATCACCGCTTCCCGCGGGACGCCTATATCTCGCACGCCTGGTGGGAGATCGATCTCAACGGCCTGATCATCCTGGGCCTGGAAAAGATCGGCCTCGTCCACGACGTCTTCCACGCCTCGCACCGCCAGCTGGAGCGGGCCGAAGCGCAGGCGGCCTCGACGGCGCGCTGA
- a CDS encoding PrsW family glutamic-type intramembrane protease translates to MYLIEALPTVIGTAAIAPALLMLWLVIAAEERPGPPAQVWTAFLLGAASISLLGLARAPFAKMVAAPDNPWAALAMHSVFGVALPEEAVKVIAIVLVSSTKRRTFANPMDTVVYGAAVGLGFAAYENLAYLVQHAEMWRSLAALRSVLTVPFHGALGIIAGAYLTIARAGTALGANRHHRDWARLSSRLLIFAGPLALHSAFDFPLLTLQRMPDLDPTVRMWLGGASLLIGFSSIAFAIRLVRRVARHHAPRTEIARERLSQLRRMWALLLAGGGVGFLGLAFVLTSIHHWLINPDRNLTLALIPIGFVSILLGLALLIVTIAIYILGRNRVRTSGEGFSSAHGGG, encoded by the coding sequence ATGTACCTGATTGAAGCGTTACCTACCGTCATCGGAACTGCCGCCATCGCCCCGGCGCTGCTGATGCTCTGGCTTGTCATTGCCGCCGAGGAACGCCCTGGCCCGCCGGCCCAGGTCTGGACCGCGTTCCTGCTCGGCGCAGCCAGCATTTCCCTGCTGGGCCTCGCCCGCGCCCCCTTTGCCAAGATGGTTGCGGCCCCCGACAACCCCTGGGCGGCGCTGGCCATGCATTCGGTATTCGGGGTCGCACTGCCGGAAGAAGCCGTGAAGGTGATCGCCATCGTGCTGGTCTCCTCGACCAAGCGGCGGACTTTCGCCAATCCGATGGACACGGTGGTGTATGGCGCCGCGGTCGGCCTCGGCTTCGCCGCCTACGAGAACCTCGCCTACCTCGTCCAGCATGCCGAGATGTGGCGCTCGCTGGCCGCCTTGCGCAGCGTGCTGACGGTGCCGTTCCACGGCGCGCTCGGCATCATCGCCGGGGCCTACCTGACCATCGCGCGGGCCGGCACGGCGCTGGGCGCGAACCGCCACCATCGCGACTGGGCCCGCCTGTCCAGCCGTCTCCTGATCTTTGCGGGCCCGCTCGCGCTGCATTCGGCCTTCGACTTTCCGCTGCTGACCTTGCAGCGAATGCCGGATCTCGATCCCACCGTGCGGATGTGGCTGGGCGGCGCGAGCCTCCTGATCGGCTTCAGCTCGATCGCCTTCGCCATTCGCCTGGTCCGGCGCGTCGCGCGCCATCACGCGCCGCGCACCGAGATCGCACGGGAGAGGCTCAGCCAATTGCGCCGGATGTGGGCGCTGCTTCTGGCCGGTGGCGGCGTCGGCTTCCTCGGCCTCGCCTTCGTGCTGACCTCGATCCATCACTGGCTGATCAACCCCGATCGCAATCTGACGCTGGCCCTGATCCCGATTGGCTTCGTCTCGATCCTGCTCGGCCTCGCGCTTCTGATCGTCACGATCGCGATCTACATTCTTGGCCGCAACCGCGTTCGTACCAGTGGCGAAGGTTTTTCATCTGCGCACGGCGGCGGTTGA
- a CDS encoding HdeD family acid-resistance protein, whose translation MPSPEDFSRLQSAMSQAVKAHWRAFLFEGILLAVLGIAALIVPPLASLATAIFLGWVFLISGIGGLIVTYWARSTPGFWWSLISAALACLAGMLLLARPMQAVLTLTIVLGAYFLAEGVATIMYALEHRRELNSRWSWLLISGLVDIAISFMVITGLPSSAEWAIGVLVGINLLFGGATLIGMALAARNSNT comes from the coding sequence ATGCCATCGCCCGAGGATTTTTCACGGCTGCAATCCGCGATGAGCCAGGCGGTGAAAGCGCATTGGAGGGCCTTCCTGTTCGAAGGCATCCTGCTCGCCGTGCTCGGCATTGCCGCGCTGATCGTGCCGCCGCTCGCGAGCCTTGCGACCGCGATCTTTCTCGGCTGGGTGTTCTTGATCAGCGGCATCGGCGGCCTGATCGTGACTTATTGGGCGCGCAGCACGCCGGGCTTCTGGTGGTCACTGATCTCGGCTGCGCTGGCCTGCCTCGCCGGCATGCTGCTGCTGGCCCGTCCGATGCAGGCCGTGCTGACGTTGACCATCGTGCTCGGCGCCTATTTCCTCGCCGAGGGCGTCGCCACAATCATGTACGCACTGGAGCACCGCCGCGAGCTCAACAGCCGCTGGTCGTGGCTCCTGATCTCGGGCCTCGTCGACATCGCGATCTCGTTCATGGTGATCACGGGGCTGCCTAGCTCGGCCGAATGGGCGATCGGCGTCCTCGTCGGTATCAACCTGCTGTTCGGGGGCGCCACCCTGATCGGCATGGCGCTGGCGGCACGCAACAGCAACACCTGA
- a CDS encoding 3-deoxy-7-phosphoheptulonate synthase: MLSTTDDLRIRELKELSTPDEVMREVPRTLTATRVVMAARNAIHAILTGQDDRLLVVVGPCSVHDPKAALEYAERLAALREDLADQLEIVMRVYFEKPRTTVGWKGLINDPDLDGSFDINKGLRLARNVLSAVNNLGLPAGTEFLDMTTPQYIADLVSWAAIGARTTESQIHRELASGLSCPVGFKNGTDGNVRIAADAVKSASHPHHFMAVTKLGRSAIASTAGNEDCHIILRGGSKPNFDAASVAAACNELAKSGVAPLVMVDASHANSSKKPENQPLVMADIAGQISGGENRIMGVMIESNLVAGRQDVVPGKPLTYGQSITDGCIDWATTATVLEQLADAVEIRRNTQRAGLHERSA; this comes from the coding sequence GTGCTGAGCACGACAGACGATCTTCGCATCCGCGAATTGAAGGAGCTGAGCACGCCCGATGAGGTGATGCGGGAAGTCCCGCGCACGCTCACGGCGACCCGTGTGGTCATGGCCGCGCGCAACGCCATCCATGCCATCCTGACCGGCCAGGACGACCGCCTGCTGGTCGTGGTCGGGCCCTGCTCGGTGCACGATCCCAAGGCCGCGCTTGAATACGCCGAACGTCTCGCCGCCTTGCGCGAGGACCTCGCCGACCAGCTCGAGATCGTGATGCGGGTCTATTTCGAGAAGCCGCGCACCACCGTCGGCTGGAAGGGCCTGATCAACGACCCCGATCTCGACGGCAGCTTCGACATCAACAAGGGCCTGCGGCTGGCGCGCAACGTGCTGTCGGCGGTGAACAATCTCGGCCTGCCCGCCGGCACCGAATTCCTGGATATGACGACGCCGCAATACATCGCCGACCTTGTGTCCTGGGCCGCGATCGGCGCGCGCACGACCGAGAGCCAGATCCATCGTGAGCTGGCCTCCGGCCTGTCCTGCCCGGTCGGATTCAAGAACGGCACCGACGGCAATGTGCGGATCGCGGCGGACGCGGTGAAGTCGGCTTCGCACCCGCATCATTTCATGGCCGTCACAAAACTCGGCCGCTCGGCGATCGCCTCGACCGCCGGAAACGAGGACTGCCACATCATCTTGCGCGGCGGCAGCAAGCCGAACTTTGACGCGGCAAGCGTTGCGGCGGCCTGCAACGAGCTGGCGAAATCCGGTGTCGCGCCGCTGGTGATGGTGGATGCGAGCCACGCCAATTCGAGCAAGAAGCCCGAGAACCAGCCGCTGGTGATGGCGGACATCGCCGGCCAGATCTCCGGCGGCGAGAACCGCATCATGGGCGTGATGATCGAGAGCAATCTCGTCGCCGGCCGCCAGGACGTGGTTCCGGGCAAGCCGCTCACCTACGGCCAGAGCATTACGGATGGCTGTATCGATTGGGCGACCACCGCAACCGTGCTCGAGCAGCTTGCTGACGCGGTCGAGATCCGCCGCAACACCCAACGCGCGGGACTGCACGAGCGGTCGGCCTGA
- a CDS encoding lysine-2,3-aminomutase-like protein yields the protein MTKTNLARTLREPAEFVAEQLAPAAALPALERVAARYAVAITPALVELIDTSDPDDPIARQFVPTAAELEMRPGENADPIGDHPHSPVPGIVHRYPDRVLFKLVHVCAVYCRFCFRREMVGPGKENALSEDAYRAAIDYIRAHSEIWEVILTGGDPLMLSPRRMSEIMADLAAIDHVKIIRLHTRVPVADPARISDEMVAALKVPGATTWVALHANHARELTEGARAACGRLVDAGIPMISQSVLLRGVNDNVAALSDLMRAFVECRIKPYYLHHGDLAPGTAHLRTTLAEGQELMRQLRGRVSGLCQPDYVIDIPGGAGKSPVGPNYVLAAQNTAPDARDAEAETRYRIVDYCGEVHLYPPET from the coding sequence ATGACGAAGACCAACCTTGCACGCACCCTGCGCGAGCCAGCCGAGTTCGTGGCCGAGCAGCTTGCTCCCGCCGCGGCGCTGCCCGCGCTCGAGCGCGTCGCCGCGCGCTATGCGGTTGCGATCACGCCGGCGCTGGTGGAGCTGATCGACACCTCCGATCCCGACGATCCCATCGCGCGGCAATTCGTTCCGACCGCCGCGGAACTGGAGATGCGACCCGGGGAGAACGCCGATCCGATCGGCGATCACCCGCATTCGCCGGTTCCCGGCATCGTGCATCGCTATCCCGATCGCGTGCTGTTCAAGCTGGTTCACGTCTGCGCGGTCTATTGTCGGTTCTGCTTCCGCCGCGAGATGGTTGGGCCCGGCAAGGAGAATGCGCTGTCGGAAGACGCGTATCGTGCGGCGATCGACTATATCCGCGCGCATAGCGAGATCTGGGAAGTGATCCTGACCGGCGGCGATCCCTTGATGCTGTCGCCGCGTCGCATGAGCGAGATCATGGCCGATCTCGCTGCAATCGATCACGTCAAGATCATCCGCCTTCACACCCGCGTGCCGGTCGCCGATCCCGCGCGCATCAGCGACGAGATGGTCGCCGCGCTGAAGGTTCCCGGCGCGACGACCTGGGTTGCCCTGCATGCCAATCATGCGCGCGAGCTCACGGAAGGTGCCCGCGCTGCCTGCGGACGGCTCGTCGATGCCGGAATTCCCATGATCAGCCAGTCCGTGCTCTTGCGCGGCGTCAACGACAATGTGGCCGCTTTGTCGGATTTGATGCGAGCTTTCGTCGAATGCCGGATCAAGCCCTATTATCTGCATCACGGCGATCTGGCGCCGGGCACAGCGCATCTGCGAACGACGCTCGCGGAGGGGCAGGAATTGATGCGGCAGCTGCGCGGGCGGGTGTCAGGACTGTGTCAGCCTGACTATGTCATCGATATTCCCGGCGGCGCCGGCAAGTCGCCGGTCGGGCCGAATTACGTGTTGGCGGCACAAAATACCGCACCCGACGCACGTGATGCGGAGGCCGAAACACGTTATCGTATCGTCGATTATTGCGGCGAGGTTCATCTGTATCCGCCCGAGACCTGA
- the epmA gene encoding EF-P lysine aminoacylase EpmA translates to MAGDKPISPFWSPLRHLDRRPFLQARGAVTGALRGFFAEQGFIEVETSVLQVSPGNETHLHAPRTEIMRPDGSRASRYLRTSPEFACKKLLAAGEPRIFEFARVFRDRERGDLHLPEFTMLEWYRAGEPYDAIIADTVAIIARAAQETGIGTFSFRGRTTDPFAEPELLTVAAAFARFAGIDLLSTISGGEGNRAALAQMAGGKVRVAGDDTWSDIFSKVLVEHVEPHLGQGCLTILFEYPSPEAALARVKADDPRVAERFEVYACGVELANGFGELTDAEEQRRRFTDSMAEKQRRYGEAYPLDEDFLAAVAEMPEASGVALGFDRLVMLASGATRIDQVVWTPPAGET, encoded by the coding sequence ATGGCTGGGGACAAGCCGATCTCGCCGTTCTGGTCGCCCTTGCGGCACCTCGACCGGCGGCCGTTCCTCCAGGCCAGGGGCGCCGTAACCGGGGCTCTACGGGGCTTTTTCGCCGAACAGGGGTTTATCGAGGTCGAAACCTCGGTCCTCCAGGTTTCCCCGGGCAATGAGACCCATCTGCACGCCCCCCGGACCGAGATCATGCGGCCCGACGGCAGCCGGGCCAGCCGATACTTGCGGACCTCGCCCGAATTCGCCTGCAAGAAGCTGCTGGCGGCCGGAGAGCCCCGAATCTTCGAGTTCGCCCGGGTGTTCCGCGACCGCGAGCGCGGCGACCTGCATCTGCCCGAATTTACCATGCTGGAATGGTACCGGGCCGGCGAGCCCTACGACGCCATCATTGCCGATACCGTCGCCATCATCGCCCGGGCGGCGCAGGAGACTGGCATCGGGACGTTCTCCTTCCGTGGCCGGACCACCGATCCCTTCGCCGAGCCGGAGCTTCTGACGGTCGCGGCTGCTTTCGCGCGGTTCGCAGGCATCGATCTGTTGTCGACAATCTCGGGCGGCGAGGGTAATCGTGCCGCGCTCGCCCAAATGGCCGGCGGCAAGGTCCGCGTCGCCGGGGACGACACCTGGTCGGACATCTTCAGCAAGGTCCTGGTCGAGCACGTCGAGCCCCATCTGGGGCAGGGGTGTTTGACCATCCTGTTCGAATACCCATCTCCAGAGGCGGCGCTGGCGCGGGTGAAGGCGGACGATCCCAGGGTCGCCGAGCGGTTCGAGGTCTATGCCTGCGGCGTCGAGCTCGCCAACGGTTTTGGCGAGCTGACCGACGCCGAGGAGCAGCGCCGCCGCTTCACGGACTCGATGGCCGAGAAGCAGCGCCGTTACGGCGAGGCCTATCCGCTCGACGAGGACTTTCTCGCCGCAGTCGCCGAGATGCCCGAAGCCAGCGGTGTCGCACTCGGCTTCGATCGGCTGGTGATGCTGGCGAGCGGCGCAACACGGATTGATCAGGTGGTGTGGACGCCGCCTGCGGGTGAGACATGA